From a single Brettanomyces bruxellensis chromosome 7, complete sequence genomic region:
- a CDS encoding uncharacterized protein (BUSCO:EOG09264IQ7) codes for MSGIISSLFWGGSKGKKAENGKSLGGLFGKSSKLNKQDIQKKENKRHVIHVDRKLEEQKEEEKEHLEEQKLRELQEAEKRERKKSRKEKAKMKQENEEKKEDEEDPDLEARYFAKLEKNESKEEDEEEEEKEEEEEEDKEEVKDKEEVKGAKDEASRTEQEKENGQETKPAPEAKNIIMKTEEMKKAERTIFVGNVPSAAMKNKQSIKKFKRVFTDYVKGDPNIERQPIQSLRFRSLHTETGASRKAAYITKKVDENAVVNSYIVFKNEEDSLKAIELNGVIFMDHHLRIDHLTHPRKQENKLCVFVGNLGFEENEESLWKFFSEKLEESEDKEEDSVSDSVVTNVRIVRDTKTNFGKGFAIVQFKDVNYVEKALLLNGQKLTGGEKPRKLRIARCKSIKKTMKQGEKRKKRARDHFDSNLTQKQRSVIGRAHNVLGKRDRSEVGMPVVEGERAQEGVPIRGLTKGRGGKKRGKDGKKLRWSKRRKRA; via the coding sequence ATGTCAGGAATAATCTCGAGTTTGTTTTGGGGAGGAAGCaagggaaagaaagcagagaATGGAAAGTCACTGGGAGGATTGTTTGGAAAGTCTTCCAAGCTCAATAAGCAGGATattcagaagaaagagaataaaaGGCATGTGATACACGTTGATAGAAAGCTGGAGgagcagaaagaagaggagaaggagCATCTGGAGGAACAAAAGTTGAGAGAGCTACAAGAGGCAGAAAAGAGggagaggaagaagagtcgtaaagagaaagcaaagaTGAAGCAGGAGaatgaggagaaaaaggaagatgaggaggatCCTGATTTGGAAGCGAGGTATTTTGCAAAGTTAGAGAAGAACGAGAgtaaggaagaagatgaggaagaagaggagaaagaagaggaagaggaggaagacAAGGAAGAGGTGAAAgacaaagaagaagttaaAGGAGCAAAAGATGAAGCATCAAGGACGGAacaggaaaaggaaaatggaCAAGAGACAAAACCAGCTCCAGAGGCGAAAAACATCATTATGAAAACGGAGGAGATGAAAAAGGCAGAAAGAACAATATTTGTTGGTAATGTTCCAAGTGCTGCAATGAAGAACAAACAAAGcatcaagaaattcaagCGGGTGTTTACAGACTATGTGAAGGGGGACCCAAACATAGAGAGACAGCCAATCCAATCGCTCAGATTCAGATCTTTGCACACGGAGACAGGAGCTTCTAGAAAAGCAGCATACATTACGAAAAAAGTGGACGAGAATGCAGTTGTGAACAGTTACATTGTGTTCAAAAACGAGGAGGACTCTTTGAAGGCCATCGAGTTGAACGGCGTCATTTTCATGGATCACCATCTTAGAATTGATCATCTTACACATCCCCGCAAGCAGGAGAACAAGCTCTGTGTGTTTGTTGGAAATCTTGGCTTTGAGGAAAATGAGGAATCGCTATGGAAGTTTTTCAGCGAGAAACTGGAGGAGTCAGAGGACAAGGAGGAAGACTCAGTCTCAGATAGTGTTGTGACCAATGTTAGAATTGTGAGAGACACGAAAACAAACTTTGGAAAGGGCTTTGCAATCGTTCAGTTTAAGGATGTGAATTATGTTGAAAAGGCTCTTTTGCTAAATGGCCAAAAGCTGACGGGCGGTGAAAAGCCACGGAAATTGAGAATTGCACGCTGCAAATCGATCAAAAAGACCATGAAGCAGGGAGAAAAGCGCAAGAAGAGAGCACGTGACCACTTTGACAGTAATCTTACACAAAAACAGAGAAGCGTGATAGGCAGGGCACACAATGTGTTAGGAAAAAGAGACAGAAGCGAGGTTGGAATGCCGGTTGTTGAAGGTGAGCGTGCTCAGGAGGGTGTACCAATTAGAGGATTGACTAAAGGGAGGGGAGGGAAAAAGAGGGGTAAGGATGGGAAGAAGTTGAGGTGGTCGAAAAGACGGAAGAGAGCATAA